The following nucleotide sequence is from Flavobacterium sp. N1736.
TTTTTTAGCACCACCTTTAATGTGCTCATTTGCAGTTTCGATAGTTGTAAAGATACCTGTACATTCTGCAACTACATCAACATCAACTTCGTTCCATTTTAAGTCAGCAGGATTTCTTTCTGCAGTGATACGGATATTTCTTCCGTTTACATACAATTTTCCTTCTTTTACTTCTACAGTTCCGTTGAAACGACCGTGAACTGAATCATATTTTAATAAGTAAGCTAAGTGATCTACATCTAATAAATCGTTGATTGCTACTACTTCTACATTATCTCTGTTGAATGATTCTCTAAAAACGATTCTTCCGATACGTCCAAATCCGTTTATTCCTAATTTTACTTTTGACATTTTACTTAATTTTTGCTTTTGTTTTTATTACACTAATTTAAAGTCTAATTTCCTCACAATAAACTTCATTCCTTATTTAAACTTTTATTTTTATGTTGACATGATGTCAGACACTCTCAATAATTCTCTATCAATTTCAGATTTCCCTTTAATTGCTTGTTCTAATGGTGTTAGAGCTACTTTATCTTCACGTAAACCAACCATATAATTAGATTTACCTTCAATTAAAGATTCTACTGCTTTTACACCTAAACGGCTCGCTAAAACACGATCAAAACAAGATGGAGAACCACCACGCTGCATGTGTCCTAAAACAGAAACTCTTACGTCGTACTCAGGTAAATTAGCTTCAACATAATCTTTTAATTCGAATACGTTTTTACCAATTTTATCTCCCTCAGCAATAACTACTATACTTGATGATTTTCCCGAAGCTTTACTTTTTTGCAGTGAGTCCAGCAATCTGTCCAGACCTAAATCTTCTTCAGGAATAAGGATTTCTTCGGCACCGGCTCCAATACCTGCGTTTAGAGCAATATGCCCTGCATCTCTACCCATAACCTCTACAAAAAATAATCGGTTATGTGAACTTGCAGTATCTCTAATTTTATCGATACAATCTACAACTGTATTTAAAGCAGTATCATATCCTAATGTATGACTTGTACCAAAAATATCATTATCAATTGTACCCGGAATTCCCATTACAGGGAAACCAAATTCTGAATTAAAAACCAAACCTCCGGTAAAGCTTCCGTCTCCGCCAATAACTACAAGAGCATCAACTCCTGCTTTTAAAAGGTTTTCGTGCGCTTTTTTTCTACCTTCAGGTGTTTTAAACTCAAGAGAACG
It contains:
- the pfkA gene encoding 6-phosphofructokinase, whose product is MPKTIKKVGVLTSGGDSPGMNAAIRSVVRTCAYHNIECIGIYRGYQGMIEGDFKEMGPRSVNNIVNKGGTILKSARSLEFKTPEGRKKAHENLLKAGVDALVVIGGDGSFTGGLVFNSEFGFPVMGIPGTIDNDIFGTSHTLGYDTALNTVVDCIDKIRDTASSHNRLFFVEVMGRDAGHIALNAGIGAGAEEILIPEEDLGLDRLLDSLQKSKASGKSSSIVVIAEGDKIGKNVFELKDYVEANLPEYDVRVSVLGHMQRGGSPSCFDRVLASRLGVKAVESLIEGKSNYMVGLREDKVALTPLEQAIKGKSEIDRELLRVSDIMST